DNA sequence from the Methanolobus psychrophilus R15 genome:
TACATAACGGAACTTGAAGAGGAGATAGCCCAGCTTAGGAACCCGCGCTCAGTGGAGGCAAAGATACTGGAAGACGAACTTCAGAACGCCACAACCGCTGTTGAGCTTATTTTCATGCGCCGCATCAAGAAGATCATTGGCAGCGCCACAACCAATGCTTTCTCCAGCAAATCGACCATACAGGACATGGGAAAACTACTTCCGCAGGAGAAACAGGTTTACGAAGCTGTCCTTTCTGCAATCAACAATGCCCGCAGGGAAATGCTCGAGCCAGTGATCAACCCGCACATAGCCCCTGCAGGCGAGAAGGGAAAAGAACATATCCCTTTAGTGAGTACGAGAAACAGGGAGAACCGGGCGGCCAATACTTTAAAAGGTCAAGATACAGCTCCATTGACCATTCCCGGGACAGAAATTGCCACTACAGATGTTACCCCGGAAACTGAAGAGAAAGAAGACATAGCCAAAAGTAATATAAATAAGGAATTCGTTGTTGTGCGAATACTGGAAAACGTGCCTACTTTCAAGGCTATGGATAATCGCAATTATACATTGTGTGCAGAAGACGTTGTTGTTTTACCTGCCCTTAATGCTAAGGGACTCGTTAAACGCAACGCAGCACAGGTGATCACAAATAATTGACTTAAACTTATTTAAGGTGTAGATAATGAAGATCCCGAAGAGAGTCAGAACATATTGCCCTTCATGCAAGAAACACACTGAGGTAGTTGTGGAAAGAGTGAAGAAGGGGAAAGCATCGTCTTTGACACATATCGCAAGGCAGAAGAAGCGCCAGACAGGTATCGGTAACACCGGTAAATTCTCAAAGGTCCCTGGAGGAGACAAACCCACCAAGAGGATATGGCTCAAGTACAAGTGCACTGAGTGCAACAAAGCACACCAGAGACCATGTTTCAGAGCAAAGAAGTTCGAATTCGCGGAGTGATTTAAATGAACAAACCCAAGAGCAGATTCTTACGTGTAAAGTGCAACGACTGCGAGAACGAGCAGGTCATCTTCGGCAGTGCAAGCCGAAAGGTAACATGCCTTGTCTGCGGAAGGACACTTGCAGAGCCAACCGGCGGCAAATCCACGATAACAACACATATCCTTGAAGTCCTTGAATAAAGGGGTCCATAATGGAACAGAACAATTGGCCAGAGATCGGAGATTTCGTTGTCTGTACCGTAAAGGATGTAACTGACTTCGGTGCGTATACGACACTTGAAGAGTACGATGGGAAAGAAGGTTTCATCCATATCTCCGAAATCAAGGCTGGGTGGGTCAAGTACGTACGGGACCATGTGAGAGAAGGGCAAAAGATAGTCTGCAAAGTTCTCAATGTGGACTCATCCCGTCGTCACATCGACCTTTCCCTTAAAGACGTTAACGAGCATCAGAAGCGCGCAAAGATCCAGGAATGGAAGAGCGAGCAGAAAGCAACTAAGTGGCTTCAGTTCGTGGCAGAGGAAACCGGCACTAGTGAAGATGAGATGCAGAAAGCTGCTCAGAAGCTGACAGAACATTTCGGCACTCTTTACTCAGCTTTTGAAGAAGCTGCAATGATCGGGGCCAACGCGTTCAACGAGATCAAGCTGAAGAAGAAGCTTGTTGCCAGTATAGTCCAGATAGCCCAGAACAACATAAAACTGCCTTATGTAGATATTGCAGGATATGTTGACCTGACATCCATCCTTCCTGAAGGAATAGACATCATAAAGGAAGCTCTTATGGCGGCTAATGCTATCGAGGAAGAGAACGTGAGGCTGGACATCACTTACACAGGTGCACCCAGATACCGTATCAAAGTGATCGCGCCCGACTATAAGAAGGCTGAGGCCGTGTTGAAGAGAGCTGCAACAATGGCCGTCACTACTATCGAAGAGCTTGGCGGGAAAGGAGAATTCCACAGGCATAACGACACAGTAAAGGCGTGATGTTCTTTTGGGACTGAAGATCTACAGATGTAAGAACTGCGGAAGGTACACTCTCGAGGGAACGTGTCCTGCTTGCGGGTCAATAGCTGTGGACCCCAGTCCTGCAAAATTCTCTCCAAAGGACCCATACGGGAAATATCGCAGATTGGCAAGGAAGGATGAGCTATGCAGGAGATAAAAGTAATTCGACTGAAGGATGAGCTTCAACTGAGAGAACCAATATTCCTTGTAGGCCTCCCTGGCGTGGGTCATGTTGGAAAGCTGGTTGCTGAGCACATTATTGAAGAGCTCGATGCCGAAAAAGTCATCGAGATATACTCACACCATTTTCCTCCGCAGGTCCTTGTTGACGAGAACAGCGAAACGCACCTAGTCAACAATGAGATGTATATTTGCAGTACAGATGAATCTGACATCCTTATCCTGGTAGGCGATCACCAGAGTTCCACAGCCGAAGGTCACTACCAGCTTTGCGATCTGTACCTTGACATTGCAGAAGAGTTAGGAGTCAAAAGGATATACACTCTTGGCGGTTTCCCTACGGGGCAACTGACATATTCTGAAGAGGTTCTCGGAGCAGTTAATAATCCCGGCCTTAAAGAAGAGCTGCAGAGATCAGGAGTGGTATTTAGAGAGAACGAACCCGGCGGAGGCATCATAGGCGCTTCCGGTCTGCTCCTTGGATTGAGCAAATTCAGGAAAATGGATGCTGCATGCCTGATGGGGCTTACGTCCGGATACCTTGTAGATCCCAAGAGTGCGCAATCGCTTCTAAAGGTCATATGCAAGTTATTTACGATAGAGATAGATGAAGGTCCTCTTGAAGAAAGGGCAAAGGAAATGGAGAAGATTGTTGCAAGGCTTAAGGAGGTCGAGCAGCAACAACAGCAGCCGACCATACCACAAGCCACAATAAGGGACGAGGATCTGCGATACATCGGCTGAAGGGGTTTGATGATCATCAACGCAGATCTCCATCTGCATTCTAAGTACTCAATGGCCTGTTCAGGCAAAATGGACCTCCCAACCATAGCACAAGAGGCTGCAAAAAAAGGCATAGATCTGGTCGCGACTGGGGACTGCATACACCCCCAATGGATGAAAGAGATAAGAGATGCCGCGGTCGATGATGAGAACATTGTCCTGGGAAAAACTACTTTTACACTTACAACAGAGATCGAGGACAATCACCGTGTCCATCATCTTTTGATACTTCCTTCCATATCCAAAGCTCAGGAGCTTGCAGAAACGATGGCCAGGCACGGCAATCTTTCTTCTGACGGGCGCCCCACTGTACGCCTTAACGGAACAGAGATAGCTGAGATAGCCAGGGACATCGGAGCTCTGATCGGACCCTGTCATGCCTTTACCCCCTGGACTGCCATGTATGCTTACCATGATTCCCTTAAAAGCTGTTATGGAGACATGACTGATTATGTATCGTTTCTGGAACTTGGCCTGAGCGCAGACAGTGACTATGCAGACCGCATAAGCGAACTCCACAGGTTGACCTTCCTTACTAATTCCGATGCGCATTCCCCTGTTCCCAACAAGCTTGCAAGAGAATTCAACAGGATGGAAGTTCCTGACATGTCTTTTGAAGGGCTCAGGAAAGCAATCCTCAGACAGAACAATTACCGGGTCATAATGAACGTAGGATTCTATCCCCAGGAGGGAAAGTATAACGAGTCTGCCTGCATCAAATGTTTCACCCACTACTCACTGGAAGAGAGCGTTTCAAGCAAATGGAAATGCAGCGTTTGCGGAGGGCGTATCAAGAAAGGAGTATATGACAGGGTCAACGAGCTTGCAGACCTTCCGCGACCCGTCCATCCTGACCACAGGCCTCCGTATGTGCATCTGATGCCCCTCTCTGAGATTATCATGATGGCTCTGGGACATGCCAGTATCAATACCAAAGGAGTGCAGGATGCATGGAACACACTTCTTGACAGGTTCACAGACGAGCTGCAGGTACTCCTCCACACACAGCCACAAAACATGGACTTCGTGGATAAGAGGGTCGTTGATGCGATACTTGCTTTCAGGGAAGGGAAGGTCATTCTCCATCCAGGAGGCGGCGGCCAGTATGGACATATCGAACTACCTCCGGATATGGGAACAGCCAGGACAGCAGGAAAAGAAGAGGACGGCAAAGGAAACAAAAAGAGCCAGAGCTCCCTGTTTGATTTCTGATTTTCAGCTTATGAAAGCTCGATACCTATATAATATATAACAGCCTTCAAACACTGCGTGCCGAGGTGGCAGAGCGGACTAATCTGACGGCAAAGCGGCCCCGGAGTCCAAACGCGACCGGCTCGAGACCGGTTTCTCTGAAAAGAGTGCTTGGGTTCAAATCCCAACCTCGGCGTGTAAATAATAATTACATCTGATATTGCCTACTTGTTTTTTCTTGATGTCAGGAAACGGAACAGAACATCTTAAATCTCAGTTAAGAGCATGGAATCCTGCAGGTAATAGTTAAAGAGCTCTTTTCCCCATTCCACTGCATCAGGACTGTGACAGATCAGTTGTTTGTGGTCATAAGTATCATTTTTAGTCAGCAGCTTCAGTACAACACATGTGTCATTTACTTTAAACGATACGAAATGCATCTTTTGTGAATATAGATAAAGTGCAACCTGCCTGTTATTTACGAGCTTTTGCAGTTCGTCGTAGTTGTCTCTCTTGACTTTTTCAAGGAGGGAGGGATCAAAGATCAATGACACGTTTACTCCCTTGTTTATCATATCCCCGAACAGGTCAGGAAAACTAGGGTGAAGACCGGCCGCGGCCATGCTGAATGATTTTGAACCTGTAGATGCTTCATGAGCCTCTTTGTTATAGTCGAAGATATCTGAAAAACGAGGTCGTATCACAGTACATGAATTAACTTCATGCAGCTTTTTCAGCAAAGAAGGAGGAATAAAATCCAGTTTCCGGTCCAGCCAGTAATTTTCAGCAGTATTAATGAATTCCTCGAGATTCAAAAGAGATTTCAATTCCCCTGTAATTAACTCCCCGATACGTGTCAGCCTGTAAATGCCGTTTTCCCCTGTTATGAGATAACACTCTTCAAGCAGTCCAATGATAGAGTGAAGTTGTTCTTTAGTCGTTCCCATGGATATTGTAAGCCCATCAAGACCAGCTGGACATTCATCCAGAAATAAAAGTAAAGACCTGCTTTCTTCCGATGCAATTACTGCTTGAAGTGGTGTTTTACTCATTCAGGTGTGCCCCATTGCAAATATAATCGACTTTTGAGGAAGTATGTTTTCCAGAGAATATTATGAGTATAGATGAATACCTCAAGCCAACTCCGTCTCTCCAAAGAAGGGAGGTTCTTTTTCCTATTTATAGATTATTAAGCTAATATTAGCTTACTGGTATAATCAATAATGATATTGTTAATGTTCATTGAAAAGAAAACAGTTATCACTAAAGCATAAACAGATAAAAAGTGAACTTCAAAACGATAAGTTGGCTAGGGGAGTTTAAGCTCCTCCCCTGCCACCGAAGGACTGGCTGCTTCCACCGGATCCACCTTCCTCCATTGAACGACTGCCAAAGGCCTGTTTGTTCTCTTCTGAAGGTTCTTTCTCACCAAAAGGCTGGCTGCTTTCGCTTTCAGACTCACCTTCAACCTTTCCCCTGAGATTTTTTGCTTTTTTACTTATCTCTTCAGCACCATGCCTAATCTTTTCAGCCATCGAGCCTTCCTCAGATTGCATGTCCTTTACTCTCTGACTTATCTTTTCTGCGCCCTCTTTGACCATATCGGTCATCGAGCTTTTTCCTTCCTCAGACCGCTTCTCTCGCCTTTCCCTGATCTTTTTATTAACATCCTCGGCCATGTGGGTGCCAGCTTCCTTTACCCTGGATGCGGCATAAGGCAGTCTGCTTGCCAGTTCCGGGATCACATCGATAATACTATTGAAACTGCTTCTGCCTGACAACGTAAGCAGACGGACATCTTCTTCAGAGATCACAACAAAACCAATAGGTTCCATATTAACCCCGGCATATCCTCCACCGGCGTACCCTGTCTGGCCGCTTTCCTGATGATTCTCCCCGCCAGCACTCCCGAAACCGGCAGAAACTTTCATGATCGGCATTATGGTCTTCCCTTCCCAGGTAGTGGGTTCACCAATCAGTGTCTTGGTATTCACTATGCTCTCAGTTTCGTGAGTTATTTCTTTGATTATTTCATCTAACCCCATATTTACTCCCCCATTTATACAAAGTGTTTTTTGTATAATAGTTGATTATGTCCCTCATAGTTTAAAAGTGAATCTGCGATATGCCATAAAATTTAGCCTGCACCCAAAAATAGACATACAGACAAACTCATAAGTTAACATTTCTGCAAGAGTGGTTAACTCTGCTTATGTAATAATCAATCTGTAGAATTCTCACAAAACTTAAGTACTTCAAAATAATATAAATATATAAACAAACAATGTGGATTTTTCATAGATATGAATACTAAAAATACTACCCTGAATAAAGAAAATACAAATGAAAAACGAACAAATGCATCTCTTCGATCAAGAGTCCAGCAACTTAGCGAAGAGCTCGATATTACGAAAAAAGAGCTTGCCACAACCCAGGACTTCTACAAGGAGCGTCTGGAGAATCTTAACGACGTAGTTTTTAGTATTGACAACGAA
Encoded proteins:
- a CDS encoding 50S ribosomal protein L44e, with protein sequence MKIPKRVRTYCPSCKKHTEVVVERVKKGKASSLTHIARQKKRQTGIGNTGKFSKVPGGDKPTKRIWLKYKCTECNKAHQRPCFRAKKFEFAE
- a CDS encoding translation initiation factor 2 subunit alpha (aeIF-2a) gives rise to the protein MEQNNWPEIGDFVVCTVKDVTDFGAYTTLEEYDGKEGFIHISEIKAGWVKYVRDHVREGQKIVCKVLNVDSSRRHIDLSLKDVNEHQKRAKIQEWKSEQKATKWLQFVAEETGTSEDEMQKAAQKLTEHFGTLYSAFEEAAMIGANAFNEIKLKKKLVASIVQIAQNNIKLPYVDIAGYVDLTSILPEGIDIIKEALMAANAIEEENVRLDITYTGAPRYRIKVIAPDYKKAEAVLKRAATMAVTTIEELGGKGEFHRHNDTVKA
- a CDS encoding PHP-like protein, with the protein product MACSGKMDLPTIAQEAAKKGIDLVATGDCIHPQWMKEIRDAAVDDENIVLGKTTFTLTTEIEDNHRVHHLLILPSISKAQELAETMARHGNLSSDGRPTVRLNGTEIAEIARDIGALIGPCHAFTPWTAMYAYHDSLKSCYGDMTDYVSFLELGLSADSDYADRISELHRLTFLTNSDAHSPVPNKLAREFNRMEVPDMSFEGLRKAILRQNNYRVIMNVGFYPQEGKYNESACIKCFTHYSLEESVSSKWKCSVCGGRIKKGVYDRVNELADLPRPVHPDHRPPYVHLMPLSEIIMMALGHASINTKGVQDAWNTLLDRFTDELQVLLHTQPQNMDFVDKRVVDAILAFREGKVILHPGGGGQYGHIELPPDMGTARTAGKEEDGKGNKKSQSSLFDF
- a CDS encoding 30S ribosomal protein S27e, with translation MNKPKSRFLRVKCNDCENEQVIFGSASRKVTCLVCGRTLAEPTGGKSTITTHILEVLE
- a CDS encoding Sporulation protein YtfJ — translated: MGLDEIIKEITHETESIVNTKTLIGEPTTWEGKTIMPIMKVSAGFGSAGGENHQESGQTGYAGGGYAGVNMEPIGFVVISEEDVRLLTLSGRSSFNSIIDVIPELASRLPYAASRVKEAGTHMAEDVNKKIRERREKRSEEGKSSMTDMVKEGAEKISQRVKDMQSEEGSMAEKIRHGAEEISKKAKNLRGKVEGESESESSQPFGEKEPSEENKQAFGSRSMEEGGSGGSSQSFGGRGGA